In the Acropora muricata isolate sample 2 chromosome 10, ASM3666990v1, whole genome shotgun sequence genome, one interval contains:
- the LOC136887910 gene encoding dynein axonemal assembly factor 4-like isoform X2, which produces MVSFPPYIFEVFLHSEVEDAKSKAIFCDGMIKFQLVKKNPVQWNNLQVAELVDKEFMKRKREEAIMKVHKRSENELAQKAEEKRKQERIALREQMKIEQEERANFEAIKEEERKSAMQAIEHWKQGQRMQSYQEQKFSRENKPTASHVETTLKDKEETFLEGKVIQQADDTQKPRQKPAVEEQLPKRRQTSSDKNKELFEKSVPEPRSSGSISVSFTPRIFKTAARESKAPEEKEWLKKMASVGCKAHSTNSDAVDMEEMNPLWLKDKGIGFFKAGNVVAAVSAFTAAIVLDDSIPSLYSNRAACHLQLKQYRECIQDCSSALELLVPPVEANRASRCKAHVRRGTAYLQREEYLLALHDYESALKLDSQNRDLQTDVEKIKRIIQGSK; this is translated from the exons GTCAGCTTTCCTCCATATATCTTTGAAGTTTTCCTGCACAGTGAAGTGGAGGATGCCAAAAGTAAAGCAATATTTTGTGATGGAATGATCAAGTTTCAGCTTGTCAAGAAAAACCCTGTTCAATGGAACAATCTTCAAGTTGCAGAATTGGTAGACAAAGAgtttatgaaaagaaaaagagaggaAGCAATAATGAAAGTTCACAAGAGGTCGGAGAATGAACTTGCCCAAAAAgctgaagagaaaagaaaacaagaaaggatAGCATTAAGGGAGCAAATGAAG ATAGAGCAAGAGGAAAGAGCAAACTTTGAGGCTATAAAAGAAGAAGAACGTAAAAGTGCAATGCAGGCAATTGAACATTGGAAACAGGGTCAAAGAATGCAATCATACCAAGAGCAGAAATTTTCAAGAGAGAACAAACCAACAGCATCACATGTTGAGACCacattgaaagacaaagaagagACTTTCCTGGAGGGGAAAGTCATCCAACAAGCTGATGACACGCAGAAGCCGAGACAAAAGCCAGCTGTAGAAGAACAGCTTCCTAAAAGGAGGCAAACATCAAGTG ACAAAAATAAAGAATTGTTTGAGAAGTCAGTTCCAGAACCAAGATCTTCTGGCTCCATTTCAGTTTCATTCACTCCAAGAATATTCAAAACTGCAGCCAGGGAATCTAAGGCTCCAGAGGAAAAGGAG tGGCTGAAGAAGATGGCAAGTGTAGGATGTAAAGCACACTCTACAAACAGTGATGCTGTGGATATGGAAGAAATGAATCCATTGTGGCTTAAAGACAAAGGGAT AGGTTTTTTCAAGGCGGGCAATGTTGTAGCTGCAGTCAGTGCATTTACAGCGGCCATTGTTCTAGATGACTCTATTCCATCAT TGTATTCAAACAGAGCAGCTTGTCATCTTCAGCTTAAACAGTATAGAGAATGTATACAGGACTGTTCTAGT GCATTAGAACTTCTTGTTCCTCCTGTGGAAGCTAACCGTGCATCTAGGTGTAAAGCACATGTCAGGCGAGGGACTGCCTACTTGCAAAGGGAGGAATATTTGTTGG CTCTTCACGATTATGAATCAGCACTAAAGCTTGATTCTCAAAACAGGGATTTACAAACAGATGTAGAAAAGATAAAAAGAATCATTCAAGGCTCAAAGTAA
- the LOC136887910 gene encoding dynein axonemal assembly factor 4-like isoform X1, with protein sequence MTIKVKDYLWEETEETVFIYVPLKGVPANRVDIFSSDDYIKVSFPPYIFEVFLHSEVEDAKSKAIFCDGMIKFQLVKKNPVQWNNLQVAELVDKEFMKRKREEAIMKVHKRSENELAQKAEEKRKQERIALREQMKIEQEERANFEAIKEEERKSAMQAIEHWKQGQRMQSYQEQKFSRENKPTASHVETTLKDKEETFLEGKVIQQADDTQKPRQKPAVEEQLPKRRQTSSDKNKELFEKSVPEPRSSGSISVSFTPRIFKTAARESKAPEEKEWLKKMASVGCKAHSTNSDAVDMEEMNPLWLKDKGIGFFKAGNVVAAVSAFTAAIVLDDSIPSLYSNRAACHLQLKQYRECIQDCSSALELLVPPVEANRASRCKAHVRRGTAYLQREEYLLALHDYESALKLDSQNRDLQTDVEKIKRIIQGSK encoded by the exons GTCAGCTTTCCTCCATATATCTTTGAAGTTTTCCTGCACAGTGAAGTGGAGGATGCCAAAAGTAAAGCAATATTTTGTGATGGAATGATCAAGTTTCAGCTTGTCAAGAAAAACCCTGTTCAATGGAACAATCTTCAAGTTGCAGAATTGGTAGACAAAGAgtttatgaaaagaaaaagagaggaAGCAATAATGAAAGTTCACAAGAGGTCGGAGAATGAACTTGCCCAAAAAgctgaagagaaaagaaaacaagaaaggatAGCATTAAGGGAGCAAATGAAG ATAGAGCAAGAGGAAAGAGCAAACTTTGAGGCTATAAAAGAAGAAGAACGTAAAAGTGCAATGCAGGCAATTGAACATTGGAAACAGGGTCAAAGAATGCAATCATACCAAGAGCAGAAATTTTCAAGAGAGAACAAACCAACAGCATCACATGTTGAGACCacattgaaagacaaagaagagACTTTCCTGGAGGGGAAAGTCATCCAACAAGCTGATGACACGCAGAAGCCGAGACAAAAGCCAGCTGTAGAAGAACAGCTTCCTAAAAGGAGGCAAACATCAAGTG ACAAAAATAAAGAATTGTTTGAGAAGTCAGTTCCAGAACCAAGATCTTCTGGCTCCATTTCAGTTTCATTCACTCCAAGAATATTCAAAACTGCAGCCAGGGAATCTAAGGCTCCAGAGGAAAAGGAG tGGCTGAAGAAGATGGCAAGTGTAGGATGTAAAGCACACTCTACAAACAGTGATGCTGTGGATATGGAAGAAATGAATCCATTGTGGCTTAAAGACAAAGGGAT AGGTTTTTTCAAGGCGGGCAATGTTGTAGCTGCAGTCAGTGCATTTACAGCGGCCATTGTTCTAGATGACTCTATTCCATCAT TGTATTCAAACAGAGCAGCTTGTCATCTTCAGCTTAAACAGTATAGAGAATGTATACAGGACTGTTCTAGT GCATTAGAACTTCTTGTTCCTCCTGTGGAAGCTAACCGTGCATCTAGGTGTAAAGCACATGTCAGGCGAGGGACTGCCTACTTGCAAAGGGAGGAATATTTGTTGG CTCTTCACGATTATGAATCAGCACTAAAGCTTGATTCTCAAAACAGGGATTTACAAACAGATGTAGAAAAGATAAAAAGAATCATTCAAGGCTCAAAGTAA